The Fusarium falciforme chromosome 14, complete sequence sequence TGTCTCGCGGCCCGTGACAGGCATCAGGGTAACTCTCTAGAAACAGTCCGTGTTCCCCATGGACGCGACAATTCGAGTCCCTCGGTCGTAAACTAAATCACAACCCAAACTTGAGGAGTGATGAAGCGGGTAGGCCACCCGAGCGGGGGCCAGATGAGCAGCAAGTAGAAATTGCTGACAGAAGCCAATCACATGATGCGAAAAAGTGTCAAGATTCTGGAAGCCAAGCGGTCCATCTCATGGAGATGAACCAAGGACATTGGCAGGGGGAGCCCTCCGGGAGTCCTCCTCTCAACGCTATCGGCCCTAGTGAAAAAGCGGCTGGGGTTCTGTGTGCGATGTATCATATAAGGCTCGTGTATTCGTCTCTCGCCGACTCTGGGCCCTTCGTTGCGATGCCTGAGCCACAGTTTGAGCTCTCGCTCTCCTAATGTGAGCGCCAGACCCTCAGGGATCCAGTCTTATGGAAAGGGTCGGGAGGGATTTGGATCTCGGGAGAAGGACTCAATGGTGTACGGCTCGAAGCGATTTAAAGTGAGGCGTTCATGTAGCAAATACAGAAGTTCGGACATCACCGCGCGAGGCATATCGGGATCGGTGCGAGTCGGGAATAATAACACCGAAAACGCAAGGTGAAAGTGGCGCCTGGGGTTTGGGTCAGCAGAGATTCCCATAAAACACGAGGCCAACTCACGCGTCCCCCCGCCCTCGCCTAGCGGAGAAGAGCATCCATCCAACTTTCACAAAGCCGCTCATGGCAGGGTCAGATAGAGTCATGATACTCTCCCTCACACAAAGTGACTTCGTATAATAGAAAAGCTGCTGCAAGGCATTGGGCCTGGCAAGAATAGCAAGATGGTGGTAGAGCCGCCCGGTGGTAGGAGACTTGTCAGAGGCCTTGCTATACCAATGGCGGCTCACGCCAGTCCAGGTCTCGCGGTCCCGAATACAGTCATCCTCGATCGCCATTCTGTATCGACCCAAGTCTCCCAAGCACTCAATCCATGTATCTTCGAAAGCAGGAACAATCTCATACAAGAGTGCTACAATACTATATGCCAGATACAAAAACGTAAGCATATGCTCTAAAGACGCAGGAAGCCTATGTCTCAGAAGTTTAAGGAAGGAATGGATGCCGTGGCGCCACACGCGGGCAGGCATGGCGTATTTGGATGCCAGTCGTCGAAGTGCAGGGCTTGCGGACGGATGTTGGCTGGCGAGAAAGAAGTCATGATGCTCATGCAACAGTGTCCTGTGCAGAGCGATCAGAACTTGCCACTGGTCGTTATTGAGCTTGGGATTAGACTCGGCGTTGGAGGATTGTGCATTGTCGACCTCTATACATTTTGTTTCAACCATAACAAGGCCAGCGTATATACCCTTTACTTCCGCGACTAATTGGTCTTGGGAAATGGGTCTGGTGTCTGGCTGGTGCATCAAACTTAATGAAGACGCAGACTCATCCTCGCGGGTTGGTGGATGTGTGGACGAATGGGAGAGTATTGGTGTCTCCCCAACATTGTCTTGTTGGACCGTCCTTGGTCGGGATCGGTTCGTGCTGGGCGTTTCGTGTTTGGTGAGCTTGAACGTGTCGGAGGAGGGCATCAACGCTTCGCCAGCTCTCTTTCTCGATGCTCGCATAGCGACATCCTCAGGCAGAGGCTGAGCATTGAGTTTTCGCTTCGAGTGCAAAACGCAAGCGAATCGGTCCTCGGTTTCGGAGCAACGCCTTGAGTCGCGTTTTCGGAGGTGGTCTACCCATTTATCCGTAATGGAAGAAGTGGTGGTGCAGGTGGGAATTGGCCATGATTCGAAATGAccgacatggtgatggcgactgggaggagaagagcgacaTCCGTCACTGATGGCTGAAGCCCGAACACGAGAAGACCCCAAATCATCAGAGCTCTGAACATCAGCTGCATCAAGAACCTGGGTCGGCCAAATTCGTCAGTAGCAGCACCAAGAAACACTTCACATAGCTCACATCTGAACGAACTCTCGGTGGATCGTTAGAAGGGCTATTCCAGTAGCCTTCCACGCAAGCAGTGTCCTATGACCGTAAGAGGATGCCTCTGGGTCTCAGTAGGGAAACGATCTTATAAGCATGTGGCGATCGGAGCCCATGACATGCGCTCTTCCTGGCTTCGGAAGAGAAGGACCAGAATCGAGAGGTAAGCGTTGAACGGGAACAGGCATTGCTTCATGCGAATTGCAAACCTATACTCGGCCTCAGCCAGGGGTGAAGAGAGCCACGGCGATTTGGCGAATGCGAAAACGCTTGAAGGAAGTGCTGCAGGACCGTAGCAATACGAGAAAAGGCTGGGAGCAATGGCAGCAAAATTGAAAGTGACGAGAGGTCAAAAACAGTTGGCGAGGGGGGCTTCAAAAGAAATGAGGGTGAAGTCGCAGGTTATGCTACAGAAGGAGGAGTgagggctgaggaggaggaggaaaaggtaGTGGTGGTGTGGtggtgaggaagaggatgaagagctAATATGATCCGGACGAAACAAGCTTGTATGTACATTTACAAAACCAGATGTGAGACTGTGCATTGGGGGGAAACTTGGCGCTGCCTTAGGTCACGTCACGGCAGGTGTGCAACCTTTCAAATACTGAGGGGCCTCGTAAAGGAGGCGAACCACCGAAACAACCAGACAACCTACTGGGCGAACTATTCACTCGGCGGTGGCTTGGCTGCCTTGCCGCGTGTGCGTACACTATTGGCGCAGCTCTGTTTACCCCTCTCAGAGCCTGGTGTGCCTCTTCAGTAATCAGGCTCCGGCGGATGCGGCTCTGCTCTGAGTTGCCATCTCCTTCTGTCGCCCCCCTTCCGTGTTCTCTTGCAACAATCTGATCCTCCACCATCACACTCCGCTGCTTACTTTCTAATAACTTGGAGAAAAAGCCGCACAATCTTTGATGCTCAAGATCACAGCCTCCTTACCGCGATCCCAACTTCCTTCTTCCAACGGGTCGAGCTCTATGTCGATAGTGGAGCAGGCCAAAGCCCAACATGTCTCACCTTGTTCATGGTCAACTAGGGATCAAAAGCCAATCGTGGCCGGCTCGGATCAAAAACGAACGGTTCAGTGGGCGATTGGAGTcagtcgccatcatcaacctcctctACTCCAAACCAATATCCTCACGACCTTGGCTTTGGGCTCGACCATAACTACTAGCCTCCTACCTAGGCTCTTCCCTAGAACCTCTGCCAATGGTGGAACTTTCTGGACAGAGTTTCCGGCACGTCTCTTGTCCCGTGATGAATGGCATTATGCTGACCTCTTCCTCGGTTGACAGGCATGCGATTCCACATCTCTCCAGGCGCCGACGATACTACCCTCATTTCTACGCGCGGCCTTCACCTGCGAGACCCTTCTACTGATCTTGTGTGTGGCCATGTTGATACATTGGATCTGCATCTCTGCACTTTTCCAAACCACACTCTGGAGGGAACGATACCTGCCGACGGCTCTGTATGCTGTCGCGGTAGTCATGATACCTGCAGTCTTCGCGGTCGACTCAGCAGTTCTCTTCCTTCAGGTTCTTCCTGCCATCTCAGATATTTGTGCCGTTGCTTGTTTGGGTTTGGACTCTCTTGCCCAACGAGAGCAAGGCGCAACAATGGCATGTCTTCAACAGTAAGACTCTGGAGGCAAGACATGTCGCGGATCGCATCCGCACTGGATACTGAAGTATTCCTGGTTCAGGACAATGGTACATGTTCAACGTCTTTTCACTTGGCCGCTCTCTTTTGCATTATGGTTTCACGCCCTTCCACATAGATTCATGTTGTATCTCAATTCAATGACACACCAGCCTTCATTGTGACTACAGTACTCAAACTGTGCCCTCCAAATGAACAATCGTCTGTGAAAGTAACGTCGATCGCCCTCTTTGTACCTTCTTCCCTTCTTATTTAGTCCCAACATACCAAATCAGTATCATATGTCTAGCAGATCATCCGCAGGACCTCATTGCTGTCCCAATCTTGACACTTCTCTGTTTAGCAGCACCTCATTGAATCTGAGTCTCGTGGTTTCTGAGCCTGAAACACATTTCGAACGTGGACGTTTGGTCCTTGCTGATATTTCAACAGGCTTTTTATCCTGGTTTAATTACGTCCCTTGTTCAGCTGGCCCATGCGTAGATCCTTCGCAAGGATTTTGTTCCTTTGGCGTCGATCCGAAGCAATAAAACCGACCCGTTTATTCTAACAATGGTCTTTTTATTGGTTGTTGCCTGGCCCACAATCTTAAGGATCTTGCACCTATACGAGGGCCCTACTTCAAGGCTTGTTGCTCACATTTCTTGTCTGCTGTAAACCCTCCTTTCTTGGTgttcttttttccccttcaACTTTACGCTTTATTGCTTTAACCTTCAGCCAAGCGAGAATCTAGGATTGATAAACCGCAAAAATGAAGTTGAGGCAATGTCCGTCTATGCTGCTTTCACTCATACTCGCCGTTGTTCTCTCTACCTCTTCGTTCGCAGCGGAAACAACGAGTACCGGTACCGGAGGATGTAAACTATTTACTTGGGAGCCCAGTACGACTGGAAGTACTTTTCGCCACAAACGGCCTATGGCCACACCCAGTGTGCCGCGCAAGAGGCAGCTCGCGGCGGGAGATATCAACTGCCGGGACTGGGGCGAAACATATGAGCACGTTGGTGAATCGACGTGCCAAAAACTGGCCGACCGCTATGGTATAACCCTTGGTACCTTTTACGAACTAAATCCGATCCTGGAGTCAGATTGCAAGAAAGTCAGGCCCTACACGCAATATTGTCACAGAGGATGTAAGTCGAGATCTTCCCCACTCTTAGCTCGTGGGTGATGCTGAAAGGAATCCAGTCATTGAACCATTGAGGGCGCATGGCGGAAAGTGTGGCCCTCTATACAACAATGCAACTTGCCTTGGCACTGATAAAGAATGCTGCAACTCCGAAACTTGGACATGCGGCGACCGAGAGTACGTTTCCCTCCTGTCTTGAGGCACATCGCTGACCGCGTCCGAAGACGAGACTGCACCCCAAGTCTCTGCTACAGAGGTGCCGGCACCTGCTTTCTCCGCGCCGTCGTCTCAACTGACGGCATTTGTGGCCTGGTCAAGAATCGGTATACGCTCCGTGTCTGTGGAGAGTGGGGAAACTGCTGCAATCTTCAAGGGAAATGCGGCTCGGGGCCTGACTTTTGCGGCAAAGGTTGTTGAAATGAGCATATTGTGTTgtattaaagaagaagaaagattgATGTTAACCACCTGAAACTattgacaagaagacatccacatcctcgccaccaatggatcggaatagccattgatccgtTAAACAATGGATCTCAACATATCACTGTTGAAGGGATATTAGAAGAAAACCTAAGGTTAATCCTCGCTCGACTTGAGGTGCCCACTCTCTCCCTCCTGCGCCACCCgatcgtcctcatcttctacCGGCTCCCTTACCCATACCTGGTTCATCCACCAGGGTGGAGCCTCGAGCCCGCCGTCCGTCCCATACGTCTGCAAAGCGTACTGAATCGCAGCCGTGAGATTCAACTGGCCCTCGTTTTCCATATCCTGTCTCGTCCAGTTTCGCTCCCGCTCCTCCCAGAGCGCGTTGGCTGTATCGCGATGTTTACAGGCCTCGCCCGGCTTTTCCAGCTTCTCGTAGCATCTTGCAAAGTCGCGGTGCAAATCCATGAGATAGGAGTTTCGTCCTCCTTCGCCATTGATGATGCTTTGCTGTCTTCTTGGATTACTTTTCTTTACGAACGCTTCGATGCGACGGAGCTGCCGTAGCGCGCTTTCCCAACTCTCTTCAAGCATAAACAACTGGCTCAGCACAAAACGGTCAGCAGAGCTTCTTGTATCCCGATATCGCTACCAGAAGTGACTGGGTGGGGGCAAATACTCACGTCAAACATGAACCTGTGGAGGACTAGAAAGTACGGATTCGTCAGGTCCATGATCGCCGCCATATCCTCGTAGATGAAAGTCTTCGCCCGCTTCACGTCTTCCTCAGACTTTGACTTAATAGCCCTCTCATATGCCTTTCTCACCACGATAGCTCGAGCCGCACGATGACCTGGCAACTCGCCAGTGTGTTCGGCCTCATGGACgatcttcatcgtctcggCATCACCCTCGTACTTCTCGGCATCCATCACAAAGCCCATAAGCTCGGCGTTGATATCTCGGAACCGGACGGCCAGATTCTGCCGCGCGTCATCAGGGAGATCAGGTGACGACAGATCAACCCGCGTGAGCGCTAGAAGCCCCTCGGCGTGATGTTGGCTTGTTTGATTCGCGATCTCGGCAGCGGCAATAAGAGCCTCTTGCTTTAGAGCCGCGTACCGGGCGTCGAGGGCCGGGGCGCCGTTCTTGCCGCCGTGGTTCTCGAGCTGCTGCTCGTGTCTCGCGAGCAGACCCAAGAGCGCCTCGTTGTACTGCCATACCACGGGATTGAATTTGTACCACGCTTCGATCCGGAGGAAGACGTAGTGGACCACCATCCTCTCCATCAGCCACGGTGGGAACGGCATCCACTTGTGCACGTGGAGTATCTTGCCCAACTTGCCTTTCACGCCGCCTTGGTGcgcctcctcgacgaaccGTACGTGGCGCCACCAGGGCGTCGTGGCTGAGGAATCATGGCCCGCGAAAGCCCTAGCAACCCTGTCGACGGCGTGGCGCGAGATGCGTGCGAGGCTAGCTTGTTCCTTGGTTGCGTAGTTTACCACATAGCTGATCGTCCGCGTCATGAGGATGTCGAATGCATGCTCGAGACCTTTGTTCCAGCCGTAGGGGCGGGAGACGCAGTACTGCAGGGACGAAAGGATGCTGAACCAGTTCTGCTGGATGTCCTCCACGGCTGCCATGTCCGTTTTGTCGCCTGGCGTGCCATTTAGCTTCCAACTGTAACTGCGTTCCGCCAGATAATGAACGAGATAGGCGAAGACGAagtcgaggccatcgtctCCATGGCGCTTCTTGCTGCCGATGTGCCGAGATGCGGTCCTGATAAAAGCCGATAGCAAAGGATGGAGCTCGAGTCCCGCCGTGGAAGACGTCTTGTTCGGGTTTACGACGGTCGATGTTCCTCCTGTGCCTGGCGAATATCGGACGATGGCGAAATCTTGAAGCGTCTCCAAGCAATGGGCCAAGACTCTCGCCGGATCTTCCTCTGCTTTGAAGGGCCCATTCCCTTCGAGCAGCCTCATGAGGTACGCCTGTGGGCAATAACCTTGCACTGAGCCCAAGCCCGGAAGCCAGGTCTCCATGGCCTGGAGGCCGGCTATGAAGTCCACCACCAGAGCCCCCTGCTCCCCCTCCTGTTGGAGGGATAACTCGACGTCGGAGCAGAGCGTCTTGTCGAAATATTCCGGAGGCAAAAGGCCAGATGCGGCTAGTTGAGGAAGAACAACATTGATCGCGAGCGGCTGGCATTTGTAGTACTCGAGGATCTTCTCCAGATACATGCAGTTGTTGGCGTCCGTCGTGTATGGCGCGAGATTGATCACACGCGCGGCGTACCGAGTGGCGTGGTAGAGATCGAGGCCCCCGAGACTGATAATGCCGCCGCCGAGCCTGTCAATCCACTCCTCGACCAACAGGGACGAGAACAGCATCATGCCTCTCGACTCCCGTCCTTGCCACTCAAGATCGTGGAGCCAGCGCTTCATCTCCTCGGTCCAGAATCGGAAGTTGAATCTGCCACCGTGCACAAGAGAGGTGACATTATGCAGGTTGTTGATCAAGATGACACATTTCTTCTGTCTGAAGACAGACTTGAGATGCGAGACTACCGGGCCCGCCTCCACTTCCCGGCCCGCGGACTCGGCGCCCACGTCATCTTTAGAGCTGTGGATGCCATCGGCGAGGAGTTTTGCGAGGTCTCGATCGGTGCTCGCGGGATCGCCCGTTGCCTGCAGCTTGGGTGCCAGTGGAGAATGCGGTGGGATCGGTCTTATGTCGTATATTCTGGGTCGGCTGCGCGGGGTGGTGTCTTGGTTGGCAAGAAGGACGCTGATTCGATGGAAAATGTCCCGAGGATAGATCCTCGCCGATTGGTGTGTGAAAGCCTCGGTGAAACCGAAGTCGACTAGGAAGATATCTTCGGCAAAGTTGGACCGCCTCCACCACTCCGCCAGGTGTCTCATGAGCGTGGCTTTGCCTGCCCCTCGAAATCCCTCCACCTTGGCGATCTTTGAAGAGCAAAGAGATATCTCGATCTTGTGGATATCTTCATCCCTGCCCTCAAACTCGTGGGGCCAGTCGGGCACGGGAGGAGCGACGGCCGTCGTCTCCCGGTTCGGAGTCGTTGGCTCGATGAGGCGCCAGGGTTCGCCGTTCCGACTGTACAGAACCGGGTTCAGCCAGTCCTGCACGTTGACCTCAAGATTGAACCGGCCCTTCCGCGAAGGGTGTTGCTCCATTTGCTGCCTCCCTCGCGCGACCGCTTCCCTGACTGTCGTCTGGTTGATGAGTAAGGCGCTGTAGAGGCCATGGACAAACCAAAAGACGGCGTTTCTGTGTGCTTCGTAGGCCATGCCAATGACGAAGTCCAGCCCGCACCTGAccaaggccatcgccaagcttgATGACGTCCGGCCTGGCTTCTCTGCCGACCGACAAGCGTTGAGGATCGCCCCGTGGACTCCTCGGCGGACGAGGACATTGGCAACCGTGTCAGCATCGACTTTTCGCGGGGATCGTTCAAACATCAGTTGGCCTCTGGACGGGCAGTGAGCTCGCTGCAGCGGTAGACACGATCTTGGGGCTTACTTGGAATGGCGAATCGTCCCGTGGACGTCGAAATGAACTATCTGATAGTGACCGACGGGTTTGTCGTCGAGTGCCTTTTGGACAGCCGCCCAAGTGCCTTGGCTAACCACGTGCACGCGGATCGAATCGCCAGGAAATTGTTCCGCAACGTTAGTTAGGGGGACCGTAACCTCCCGGTAGTCGATGTCCCTCTCGCCTGACTTGTTAAAAGCTCGGGCAACAATGACCAATATATTCAAGATGCCGGTCCCTCCCTTGAGAAATGACGTCGGCTTTGCGAGTGTCAGGCTCGAGTCCGCGGATAAAAGGACCCGAGAGACCTGGATAGACACCTCCGGGCGATTATGGGTGAAACGTCGGCATTCTAGGCTCTCCCAGTGAATGAGCGTCATATCGTCTTCACCGCCCTCGAGGACATGAAGCTCGATCGTCAACTTGGGCGAACCTTCCTCGTGTGTCTTGAGCCCGTCGAGAAGACTGTCGATGACGGTCGGTAACTTGAGCTGCCTGAAGAGCGACTCGCTGTATCGGTCAATGGCCTGCCGGACGCGACGCGCTCGGCTCTCTTCAAACGGCTCCAGTTTGGCATAGCTCTCGATGTGTCTCCGGAGGTCGCTCTCGAATCCGAGACTCGGCTCTGGCTGCAACTCGGCGTCGTACTCCTGGATAGAGAAAGCTGCGTTCTCTCGGCCAGCATTGGGGTCTGAAACCTTAACGCGTAGTACGTCTCCGGGCGCCGTCGACCCGCCGACTTCTCGAAGACGTAGGGTGATGCTTGCCATAGCGATAACGACGGGATCTCGATGTGTGTGCTTGCCAAACCTCTCGCTTCGCTGCTATCTTAGCGGAAGCCCACCGCAGTGGGATTTTAGGAGCATTCATGGGCTTTAAGCTGCTCCTCGTGTCTCCCCACCGAAGCGTTCGTAGATGGTGATCAAGTGGTGTATTGGTGATCTGATCTGCTAAAGTTGCCGCCCGACAACTCCCGTCTTCCACAGGCCGCTGGCCTCCTGCGCCGCACTGGCGTGATGGGACTAGTCGGGTGGTAGTACAGGAAACACCTTAGTTCAACACCGGATTGGAGGACTCCCTCGACCGCAGGCGCCACATCAACTCACCTACGCCAGATCATCAGCTTGATCGCACGTTATAAAAACCTTGGGTGGCTGCAATCGCCTGATCGTGGGAGTTTCTCGACGGCGCCATCCACGCCCAAGTGAGACAGTCAGATCATCCACAGGTCCGTCAACGCCGCCACCCTGGAGACGGCCTTGAATTACCATACAATTATCGCATGATCCGGTAGCCACCGATTGCCTGCCACTGGAAAGCCAGGTCGACAGCAACCCTCTGTCTTAAAGGCAATACCtgctttgctttgccttGTCATTAAATACTAACTTACCTACTTATGAACCAGACCAAGGTTTCAATTCTCCTCTTTACCTCACCAAGGACGCTCAAGTTCCAGTCCAGTCTCACGTCTAGACACAGCATTGCCTCATAACTATCAAACCCATGACATCCCGCCCGAAATGGCGCTCAAAAGAAAGCCAactttcctcctcctctccgaATCGCGC is a genomic window containing:
- a CDS encoding EST1-DNA-bind domain-containing protein — protein: MRASRKRAGEALMPSSDTFKLTKHETPSTNRSRPRTVQQDNVGETPILSHSSTHPPTREDESASSLSLMHQPDTRPISQDQLVAEVKGIYAGLVMVETKCIEVDNAQSSNAESNPKLNNDQWQVLIALHRTLLHEHHDFFLASQHPSASPALRRLASKYAMPARVWRHGIHSFLKLLRHRLPASLEHMLTFLYLAYSIVALLYEIVPAFEDTWIECLGDLGRYRMAIEDDCIRDRETWTGVSRHWYSKASDKSPTTGRLYHHLAILARPNALQQLFYYTKSLCVRESIMTLSDPAMSGFVKVGWMLFSARRGRGDARHFHLAFSVLLFPTRTDPDMPRAVMSELLYLLHERLTLNRFEPYTIESFSRDPNPSRPFP
- a CDS encoding LysM domain-containing protein, with product MATPSVPRKRQLAAGDINCRDWGETYEHVGESTCQKLADRYGITLGTFYELNPILESDCKKVRPYTQYCHRGFIEPLRAHGGKCGPLYNNATCLGTDKECCNSETWTCGDRERDCTPSLCYRGAGTCFLRAVVSTDGICGLVKNRYTLRVCGEWGNCCNLQGKCGSGPDFCGKGC